In a single window of the Stigmatopora nigra isolate UIUO_SnigA chromosome 7, RoL_Snig_1.1, whole genome shotgun sequence genome:
- the LOC144199444 gene encoding carboxypeptidase Q-like, translating into MASGINLSPLFCILVGMSLMASLDGRPSIVKSEFNRTVWKGIVGEVASYADVAKQIIDLAVFGPAQNRSYRRLADFTDAIGNRVSGSVNLEMAIKYMHNAMMQDKLDVHLEPVKIPHWVRGKESAVMTLPRTKNLAMLGLGSSVGTPPEGIEAEVLVVSSFEELKHRSSEVPGKIVVYNQPFVSYGETVAYRAYGASEAASFGAVATLIRSITPFSINSPHTGWQDYRDGVKRIPTACITIEDAELMWRIAHRGQKITVRLTMAAKTLPDADSFNTVAEIKGWQYPEQVVLLSGHLDSWDVGQGAMDDGGGAMISWEALSLIKQLGLRPRRTMRTVLWTAEEQGGVGAQQYFNLHKLNLSNFDMVMESDLGTFSPVALQFTGSVAAQKVMEEVVKLLAPLNTTKLEAYGEGTDISPWMQAGVPGASLHVADSKYFWFHHTEADTMTVQNPREMDLCSALWAVVAYVVADLEDMLPR; encoded by the exons ATGGCAAGTGGCATCAACCTGTCTCCCCTCTTTTGCATCCTGGTGGGCATGTCATTGATGGCATCCTTAGATGGTCGACCCTCCATAGTCAAATCTGAATTCAACAGGACTGTTTGGAAAG GTATAGTTGGAGAGGTTGCGAGCTATGCTGATGTGGCCAAACAGATCATCGACTTGGCGGTGTTCGGACCTGCACAAAACCGTTCTTACAGACGCCTTGCTGACTTCACTGATGCCATTGGGAACCGTGTCAGTGGTTCAGTTAATCTGGAGATGGCAATAAAATATATGCACAATGCTATGATGCAGGacaaattggacgtccatctgG AACCGGTAAAAATCCCACACTGGGTCAGAGGAAAGGAGAGTGCAGTGATGACTTTGCCAAGGACCAAAAATTTGGCTATGCTAGGACTAGGAAGCAGTGTGGGGACGCCGCCTGAAG GCATTGAGGCGGAGGTGTTGGTTGTTAGTTCTTTTGAGGAGTTAAAGCACAGATCCAGTGAGGTCCCCGGGAAGATTGTAGTCTACAATCAACCATTTGTCAGCTATGGCGAGACAGTTGCTTACCGTGCATATGGTGCCTCGGAGGCGGCGAGTTTTGGGGCAGTGGCCACACTCATTCGATCCATCACGCCGTTCTCAATTAATAG CCCACACACAGGTTGGCAAGACTACCGAGATGGTGTCAAGCGCATTCCTACGGCATGCATTACCATAGAGGATGCTGAGCTGATGTGGCGTATTGCACATAGGGGACAGAAAATCACCGTGAGACTCACAATGGCTGCCAAGACACTCCCAGATGCCGACTCCTTTAACACGGTTGCTGAGATAAAAGGTTGGCAGTACCCAGAGCAG GTTGTCCTATTAAGTGGTCATTTGGACAGCTGGGATGTGGGCCAAGGTGCCATGGATGATGGGGGCGGAGCCATGATTTCCTGGGAAGCGCTGTCACTCATAAAACAACTTG GTTTACGTCCAAGGAGGACCATGCGCACCGTGCTGTGGACAGCTGAAGAACAGGGTGGAGTTGGAGCACAGCAGTACTTCAACCTTCATAAG TTGAATCTGTCCAACTTTGATATGGTCATGGAGTCCGACTTGGGGACTTTCAGCCCAGTGGCTCTGCAGTTTACTGGCAGTGTTGCAGCACAAAAG GTAATGGAGGAAGTGGTCAAACTGTTAGCCCCCCTTAATACAACAAAACTGGAGGCATATGGTGAGGGTACGGACATATCACCTTGGATGCAGGCTGGGGTACCAG GTGCCAGCCTCCACGTGGCCGatagtaaatatttttggttCCATCATACCGAAGCTGATACCATGACAGTTCAGAACCCTCGAGAGATGGACCTCTGCTCGGCATTGTGGGCCGTGGTGGCTTATGTGGTAGCAGATCTCGAGGACATGCTGCCGAGGTAG
- the LOC144199389 gene encoding uncharacterized protein LOC144199389 — protein MRTLWLLLFVGLAPGFISEKKLVSSQSLSFLGDDIYIEGQTSGDLPVDDEDGDDFGSGSGSGDYGKEDEENKTLFSNRSEEKEMHPTPTTAGSAHNQPTTVADSRDLSTTETDSETKANPEDTKDKEVAEEGPTADWFTDAPTPSSTFVDVKREPDEDNSLDRWDDSSATKDGGDKDVNEVETNEILIGRGSRLFDSPNDVTSESMWERTEVLAAVIACVVVGLLCAIFLLVLLAYRMKKKDEGSYDLGDSKLSTTYKKAPTKEFYA, from the exons AAGCTGGTCTCGTCCCAGTCTCTCTCATTTTTGGGAGATGACATTTACATCGAGGGTCAAACATCGGGTGACCTCCCAGTTGATGATGAAGATGGGGATGACTTTGGCTCAGGTTCAGGATCCGGAGATTACG GAAAAGAAGACGAGGAgaacaaaacacttttttcgAACAGAAGcgaagaaaaagaaatgcacCCAACTCCGACAACAGCAGGTTCTGCTCACAATCAACCAACTACAGTAGCAGACAGTCGCGATCTGTCGaccacagagacagacagcgaAACAAAAGCAAACCCTGAGGACACCAAGGACAAGGAG gTGGCGGAAGAAGGACCAACAGCTGACTGGTTCACAGACGCTCCCACTCCCAGCTCCACCTTTGTAGACGTTAAGAGAGAACCCGACGAGGACAACAGCCTGGATAGATGGGACGACTCCTCGGCTACCAAAGACGGAGGAGATAAAGACGTAAATGAAGTTGAAACAAATGAAATTCTCATTGGTCGAGGCAGCAGATTATTTGACTCTCCCAATGATGTGACATCTGAGAGCATGTGGGAGAGAACAGAAGTGCTGGCAG CGGTGATAGCTTGCGTCGTGGTCGGATTGCTTTGTGCCATCTTCCTTCTTGTCCTCCTCGCCTACCGCATGAAGAAGAAGGATGAAGGGAGCTATGACCTCGGGGACAGCAAACTTTCCACAACTTACAAGAAAGCACCAACCAAGGAGTTTTACGCCTGA